One Patescibacteria group bacterium DNA segment encodes these proteins:
- a CDS encoding ATP-binding protein, with protein sequence MEMHKTYLKRFVRQKIASYQNIFPAVGILGPRQCGKSTLIKHFLKDIENVAYFDLEKYDDLAKVTENPLSFFNTHKDKIVCLDEIQKLPHIFATMRGVIDKNRKNGRFFILGSASPKLIKQTSESLAGRIGYIELTPFHILEVLSLDIKSHWVRGGFPESYLAVDNKSSFIWRDAYLKNIIERDIQEFRKIDSVVVLKLLRFLAHYHGQRENYAELAKNFSVGEVVIKSYIDTLESMYLVRRLPSYFKNSKKRLIKSPKWYIRDSGLLHVVARIHNKSELIAHPLYGNSFEGYVIENLLSVFDDCEGSYYRTSNGEEVDLILQKNNKIIAIEIKTSKTPSLTKSCISAIKNIKPDHTCIVVPYYENAYDSKQEYGDLTIGSLSQTIEKIKKIF encoded by the coding sequence ATGGAAATGCATAAAACTTATCTTAAAAGGTTTGTTAGACAAAAAATAGCAAGCTACCAAAATATTTTTCCCGCGGTTGGAATTTTAGGACCGAGACAGTGCGGGAAATCCACTTTGATTAAACATTTTTTAAAAGATATTGAGAATGTTGCTTATTTTGATTTGGAAAAATATGATGATTTAGCGAAAGTTACTGAAAACCCCTTGTCTTTTTTTAATACTCATAAAGACAAAATTGTGTGTTTGGATGAGATTCAAAAATTGCCGCATATTTTTGCGACAATGCGCGGCGTGATTGATAAAAATAGGAAAAACGGTCGGTTTTTTATATTAGGTTCTGCTTCTCCAAAATTAATAAAACAAACATCGGAAAGTTTGGCGGGGAGAATAGGCTATATAGAATTGACCCCATTTCATATTTTGGAAGTGCTAAGTTTGGACATTAAAAGTCATTGGGTTAGGGGCGGTTTTCCAGAAAGCTATTTAGCCGTTGATAATAAAAGTAGTTTTATTTGGAGAGACGCTTATTTGAAAAATATTATTGAAAGAGATATTCAGGAATTTAGAAAAATTGATAGTGTGGTTGTTTTAAAGTTATTAAGATTTTTAGCGCATTATCACGGGCAGAGAGAAAATTATGCTGAACTGGCAAAAAATTTTTCTGTGGGCGAGGTGGTTATAAAAAGCTATATTGATACATTAGAGTCAATGTATCTTGTTAGACGGCTTCCTTCATATTTTAAAAATAGCAAAAAACGGCTTATAAAAAGTCCTAAGTGGTATATTAGAGATTCGGGATTATTACATGTGGTTGCGAGAATTCATAATAAATCAGAATTAATAGCGCATCCATTGTACGGAAATTCTTTTGAAGGCTATGTTATTGAAAATTTATTATCTGTTTTTGATGATTGTGAAGGATCATATTATCGCACGAGTAATGGCGAAGAAGTTGATTTGATATTGCAAAAAAATAATAAGATTATAGCGATTGAAATAAAAACATCAAAAACTCCATCTCTTACAAAATCCTGCATATCCGCAATTAAAAATATTAAACCCGATCACACTTGTATTGTTGTTCCGTATTATGAAAACGCATATGATTCAAAACAAGAATATGGCGATTTAACAATAGGATCATTATCTCAAACAATAGAAAAAATTAAAAAGATATTTTAG